One window of Lacerta agilis isolate rLacAgi1 chromosome 14, rLacAgi1.pri, whole genome shotgun sequence genomic DNA carries:
- the LOC117058780 gene encoding coiled-coil and C2 domain-containing protein 2A-like, translated as MAATSDRSPRSLPPAPCTSGTSFAEFSMREKLKAARSKAGSALLQEASGPHLRSLKSLREMKAQTGLENETDEGELSATEENKCKVSARVKFHDSVRKVKQKSQASYPSSEEAYNFFTFNFGPEPENVVGEMQNKTKGVLNLDGKERENQESALSPREEQEENEMDEEEHLVHEKEDDDLFLIEHTALDFLVTRPAAYESYSARMQKEREILFIPSMLRVPASLKVPENMQPRYLEDEGLYTGVRPAVSLSNQNIVENRILKQEQGERWFGDDGQIRALPNPVKQSLTRPPIFPVEDGKEPELVTFYKKAIKMRLANQYIVGSGDPQGQFQLDLDISGLIFTHHPCFSREHVLAAKLAQLSDQYLSRRQKNITELLTDKLRALRNALENISDPGEGGILNPVAKQSRTEYKIEIRQTRRLCDVEQERDRTLLKAIIKVWKEIKSLCDFQKFTNTPLKLYLRKEDVDQRLDEKTCEAEIQAEISELIEENIEEYGKKMEEYKTELQEWKSRKKAQKIRKKKKKKTSQNTDDDEAEEASECVEGERMKPVHPPPVVDRLEVEQEVRERAAKIRRKPGESILIPELSLTGNK; from the coding sequence ATGGCAGCTACCAGTGACCGGTCACCACGCAGCTTGCCTCCAGCTCCATGCACCTCGGGGACAAGCTTTGCAGAGTTTTCcatgagagagaaactgaaagctGCACGGTCTAAAGCAGGAAGTGCTCTTTTGCAAGAAGCCTCAGGTCCTCATCTGCGGTCCCTGAAAAGCCTCAGAGAGATGAAAGCACAAACTGGTTTGGAGAATGAGACAGATGAAGGTGAACTGAGTGCAACAGAAGAGAATAAATGCAAGGTGTCAGCAAGAGTAAAGTTCCATGATTCTGTCAGAAAAGTCAAGCAAAAATCACAGGCTAGTTATCCTTCTTCTGAAGAAGCCTATAACTTCTTCACTTTCAATTTTGGTCCTGAACCAGAGAATGTTGTGGGTGAAATGCAAAACAAGACTAAGGGCGTGTTGAATCTAGATGGCAAGGAGAGGGAAAATCAGGAATCTGCACTCAGCCCCcgagaagaacaagaagaaaatgaaatggatgAAGAGGAGCATCTTgttcatgaaaaagaggatgatGACCTATTCCTTATAGAACACACAGCCCTGGACTTCCTAGTGACTAGACCTGCAGCATATGAAAGCTACTCTGCTCgcatgcagaaagagagagaaatattgttCATCCCAAGTATGCTAAGAGTGCCTGCCTCTCTGAAGGTACCAGAAAATATGCAGCCAAGGTACCTTGAGGATGAAGGTCTGTACACAGGAGTGCGTCCTGCTGTGTCACTGTCAAACCAAAATATTGTAGAGAACAGGATTCTCAAGCAGGAACAGGGGGAAAGGTGGTTTGGAGATGATGGCCAGATTCGGGCTTTGCCCAATCCAGTTAAACAGTCTCTTACTAGACCTCCAATATTCCCAGTCGAGGACGGTAAAGAACCAGAGCTGGTGACATTTTATAAAAAGGCCATAAAAATGAGGCTGGCTAATCAGTACATTGTCGGATCCGGGGACCCTCAGGGGCAGTTTCAGCTGGATCTCGATATTTCTGGATTAATATTCACGcaccacccctgctttagccGTGAGCATGTCTTGGCAGCCAAGCTGGCTCAGTTGTCCGATCAGTACCTATCAAGGAGACAGAAAAATATTACGGAACTTCTTACAGATAAGCTGCGTGCTCTGAGAAATGCCTTGGAGAATATTTCAGATCCTGGCGAAGGTGGGATTCTTAATCCAGtagcaaaacaaagcagaactGAATACAAGATTGAAATAAGGCAGACAAGACGACTTTGTGATGTTGAGCAAGAAAGAGATAGGACATTGCTTAAGGCCATTATCAAagtttggaaagaaataaaatcccTGTGTGATTTCCAGAAGTTCACTAACACACCCCTGAAGCTCTACCTGAGGAAGGAAGATGTTGATCAAAGGTTGGACGAGAAGACATGTGAAGCAGAAATTCAGGCTGAAATATCTGAGTTAATAGAAGAAAACATTGAAGAGTatggaaagaaaatggaagaatATAAAACTGAACTTCAAGAGTGGAAATCTCGGAAGAAGGCACAGaaaatcagaaagaaaaagaagaagaaaacaagccaAAATACAGATGATGATGAAGCAGAAGAAGCATCCGAGTGTGTGGAAGGGGAACGGATGAAACCTGTTCATCCACCGCCCGTAGTTGACAGGTTGGAAGTGGAACAGGAGGTTCGAGAGAGAGCTGCTAAGATTAGAAGGAAACCAGGAGAATCCATTCTAATTCCTGAGTTGAGCTTgacgggaaataaataa